The genomic interval AGACCATCTTGTCCGCCACCCATCGATATGTGGCCTACACTTCGGATATCGGCGAGTCTTTCCGACCTGTAGCCCATCCCAAACTCGTGTCCATGGCTTACGGCGTCTCCTGGGCTTACCTGATCGGAGACGTTGCCTACGAGAGTTGGAAGGCCCGACAGATCCAGCTGGGTCTGTACGTGCCCGGGGAGAAACCCTGGTCCAAGCCTCCCCATCTCACTGAACAGCAACGAGAGCAAATCTCCGAAGGAGCCAAGGACTGGCGTCTGGTGGGTTTCAAGCGAGCTGTTTTCCAGTCCATTGCCTCCATGGGTCTGCCTGCCTTCACCATCCACTCCACAGTCAAGTACACGGGTCTGGCTCTGAAAAACAACCCCAATAAGACCCTGCGAACCTATGGACCGGTGGCTCTGGGTCTGGGTATCGTTCCTGCTCTGCCCTACATGTTTGACGAGCCAGTCGAGCACGTGGTCGACTATGTGTTCGACAAGGGCGAGGCGCTCTACCACCAGACCttctccaagtccaagtaGGACTCATCTACTGGACGTTGTAAATTAGACAATAAATAACTATATACGAGCGTCGCGTAACCAATATGCCACAAGCCCATCTGTGTACCGTAACACCTGTGTCCTCCACTTGCTTATCtaactgtacaagtatctcaGAACGTTGAATGCAAAGTTGACGGCCAGACCGGCGGTGATGGctcgctgctgccgctTAGAAAACAGCGACTGCTCCTGCAAGAAATAAATAGAAAGAATTCCCAGAAATAGTCCCATGAGCATTCCAATGAGATCGCCGGCAAAGGTGCCTCCTCCAGGGTTGAGGTCAACGTTGGgcactcctccagcgtTCACTCCGTTGTCAATCCACTCTTCCTCCAGGTTCTGCATCTGTTCCAAATTGTTGTCCGACGTGATCCCGCCGTAAATGTTTCTAAACTGTCGTCGGAGGTCCGAGATTTCCTCCTCAGAAAAGCCCGCGGTTCTGAGTCGGTCGAAACCGCGCAGCTCGGGCAATGTAGACCGTTGTGGCTGTTCATCCACCTCTTCGGCCAGCTCCTGTTCACTCAGAGTGTCGCCGACAGAGCAATGCAGGTAAATGGAGGGCATGCCATCAACACCATTCTCTGGGTCCATCACCTTGACCACGTCGCGAGCAAATgaggtggaagaagacagaAGTCGTCCCTGATTGATAAGCCGTAGTCGCTTCGACGTGACCAGTCCGCCGACTCGCAGCCGAATCTGCTGCTTGACCCAGCTCACGTTGATATGTCGCACATCGTTGACATCAATCACCAGGTCTGGAATGCCGTTGGAGAACCGAATGACCAACTTGGCAGCGTAGTTCTCAATGGGGATATtggatggagaaggagagccGGGAGACGAGCCCGACGATGAGCCGCCGTCGCtgctgtcacgtgacttgcCCTTGTCCTGTTTCGCCGGGGTTGAGGTTTCCAtcgtgtctgtgtgtgtctgtttctgtgtctgggTCTTGTCTGACGTTCTGGCTCCTCTGTTCGGCGCCCGATGGGATGATGTTAGGTAAGATTATGTATGATGGTTATAAGGTTGGCTGGGAGGAAATAAAATGATATTTAGTAGTATTTTTTGGTGGAATATTGGGGATAATTTCAGATAAATTAGAAACACGGTTTTTTGAAAAACAGATCCGTATTTACCTACACTTTTGGAACATTCTGGTATTATTTTCAGCTCATTCAGACAATATCTGAGCCACTTTTGAGACcccctcttcctccacttTTTCAGTCCATGCAAATCTCAGCACAAAAGTTACCCTACCTCAGACTCCACcgtgtatatatacccGACCAACCCCCCAAAAAAGTTTCTCTCATTAGTGTGCGGCATCCTTGACAATTACCGTGTTGCTTACCTCTTAATTGTATGTTTTATTTTCTACTGAGAGGTAGGCGTCAGTTCAAGGAGAGATTAAATGGAAGGTCTACACTACTTCCTGTGTGCCCGTCTTAGTGCTCATTATCTGTTTAGTCGTGACCGCCCTTGCAAGTGGACAGCGTGGAGCAGATGAGGGCCGGTGGGTCATACATTCTTTTATATAAACCAACCAGAGTGTGATGCGTTGAGTGTCATATTCcaggagagagagagagagcagTGATTGATGTGAAAAACATCCGTCAGACTTCAGTTATCGTCAACTTCAGTTTGCTACCCTCGTTATGATAATGCTGCTTATGTAAGCCGAACTTTTGCGACCtggatacaagtatgtacagttcgagtacgtacgagtacaagtaccggtactgttTGGTTTACAATATTTATCGAGTGTTTTACCAAGCAGAATCGGGTCCTCCTGTTTACTCTTGATAGATAACTGAATCTTTCTTGATGGGATGTCGAGGTGGAGCAGTAGGACTAGGACACATGTGAATGactatacaagtacttgtagaaggtATGCAGAGAAGTCAGTTCGGACCCACGTTGAGTCACATATACAGCGTGTGTTAGTGTTCTTTTTGCTGCGGCTAGCTTGTATCTTGCCCTGACATTCTATGATGGGTCCGCGATGACGGCCACTTTTTGACAGTTGCTGTGGGACGCTATCAGAAATCTGGATCGGAGCCTAGTCGGCCGCTCCCTTCAATCATCCTTCAGCTATCTATCTGCCAACTGCTATCAGCCTTCAGACGGCCACTAGTACATATGGAAGCAGTATGGAACTGTGTCAGCATTTCTGCGCTCGCAAAGCGCGCGGGTTGCGCAGGGTGTAGTCAACTGTTCAAATTCCGTATCTACCAGTTGAAACATTATGGTTGTAgacgacgacattgtcTTCCACCTCAAACTCGTACtgacacaaaaaaaacctaCGATctatcctcctccaccctAAGACCTCATGTACTCCGCCATAATCACCTTTTTCTGACAAGTGCAGTCAAAAAGACGTCTGCAGAGTGAAGTAGTTGACCTGAGCAGGTAACAGATGTAAAAACGAAAAACTATTAACTCGGGCCACGCTAAACACCTGTCGGCATCCTGAGGTCGGCTGCCAATTCCGAGAAGCCAACGGGGAAGTGCTGTGGAGCACATACCATGTTCTCTGGAAGATCAAATGGGACAGGGACTTGAAAATGACAAAGATAGTCCTAAGAAAAGGAGGTCAGCAGTTGTTGTTTTACTTCTGCTCCTTGCTGCACTTCTTATCTTTAACTTGACTTGTTCCACAGTCACTTCCACAATCTGGTCGTTATTTGCTCCAAAAATTGTCTCCTCGGTTATGTCACACCACTGGCCACTTCCCAAATACGTTCCAGTGGGGTACAATgtgttacaagtacatgctCCGACTGTCATTCGAGTTTATGAGTTGCTGACTTTTTACGTCCCTGTCAAATTTCACCAGCAGTAACAGATGTCGGACTGCAAAGTTTGCCCGCAGGCGGAATCTCACACTAGTCTATTGTTCTTTCACTGTCAACTAGCCGTATATGAGGTAGCTTCTCCCTGCTAGTACTAAGCTAACGCAGGTATTCATGTGCCTCTTATGTGGATCCATGCATATCATGGGCGGCAATT from Yarrowia lipolytica chromosome 1F, complete sequence carries:
- a CDS encoding uncharacterized protein (Compare to YALI0F07975g, similar to DEHA0G24398g Debaryomyces hansenii); this encodes MSIPQSDNEKQMAQIHKAVGGTPEDEDQGGLRYAAYASRIRTILSATHRYVAYTSDIGESFRPVAHPKLVSMAYGVSWAYLIGDVAYESWKARQIQLGLYVPGEKPWSKPPHLTEQQREQISEGAKDWRLVGFKRAVFQSIASMGLPAFTIHSTVKYTGLALKNNPNKTLRTYGPVALGLGIVPALPYMFDEPVEHVVDYVFDKGEALYHQTFSKSK
- a CDS encoding uncharacterized protein (Compare to YALI0F08019g, weakly similar to uniprot|Q12015 Saccharomyces cerevisiae YOR223w, similar to Saccharomyces cerevisiae YOR223W; ancestral locus Anc_8.645); this encodes METSTPAKQDKGKSRDSSDGGSSSGSSPGSPSPSNIPIENYAAKLVIRFSNGIPDLVIDVNDVRHINVSWVKQQIRLRVGGLVTSKRLRLINQGRLLSSSTSFARDVVKVMDPENGVDGMPSIYLHCSVGDTLSEQELAEEVDEQPQRSTLPELRGFDRLRTAGFSEEEISDLRRQFRNIYGGITSDNNLEQMQNLEEEWIDNGVNAGGVPNVDLNPGGGTFAGDLIGMLMGLFLGILSIYFLQEQSLFSKRQQRAITAGLAVNFAFNVLRYLYS